A genomic segment from Nicotiana tabacum cultivar K326 chromosome 7, ASM71507v2, whole genome shotgun sequence encodes:
- the LOC107817798 gene encoding uncharacterized protein LOC107817798 translates to MSVTAGVSDTIIAIREKLRGKIGQTKVKRYWPGKAPEWADEAEKDEDLRMTREAALEKAFPSQGGSDIARKDDARLRRLAESRVDNREEIRADHRRIRQAEIVSTIEEENRRLERMEFEEDDEDALDERRRRIKEKNLQRQQEEALPEEEEEEAEEEEEEESEYETESEEETTGIAMVKPVFVPKSERDTIDEREKREAEERALEELVKKRLEERKVETKQIVVEKIREEEIIQKNLELEANIADVDTDDEVNEAEEYEAWKSREIARIKRERDDRESSRKEREEIERVRNMTEEERKEWERRNPKPAPPPKQKWKFMQKYFHKGAFFQSDPDDTAGTSGADNIYHRDFSAPTGEDKLDKSILPKVMQVKHFGRSGRTKWTHLVNEDTTDWNNPWTYNDTLRAKYNAKMAAVNAPIAKPKGKKLKDWETR, encoded by the exons ATGTCTGTAACAGCTGGTGTAAGTGACACAATTATCGCAATTAGGGAAAAGCTCAGGGGTAAAATTGGCCAAACAAAAGTGAAAAGATATTGGCCTGGTAAAGCTCCTGAGTGGGCAGATGAAGCGGAAAAAGATGAGGATCTTAGGATGACCAGGGAAGCAGCGCTTGAGAAAGCTTTTCCTAGCCAAGGCGGTTCTGACATTGCAAGAAAGGATGATGCAAGGCTGCGTCGACTGGCAGAGAGTAGAGTTGATAATCGTGAGGAAATCAGAGCGGATCATCGACGCATCCGGCAAGCAGAGATTGTTTCAACCATAGAAGAGGAAAATAGAAGACTGGAAAGAATGGAATTTGAGGAGGACGATGAAGATGCATTGGACGAAAGGAGGAGgagaatcaaggaaaagaatctTCAGAGGCAACAGGAAGAAGCTCTgccagaggaagaagaagaggaggcagaggaagaggaggaagaagagtCAGAATATGAGACAGAATCAGAAGAAGAAACAACAGGGATAGCAATGGTGAAACCAGTTTTTGTTCCAAAATCTGAGAGAGACACCATAGATGAGCGTGAGAAGCGTGAGGCAGAGGAACGAGCTCTCGAGGAGTTAGTGAAGAAGAGGTTGGAGGAGAGAAAAGTTGAAACAAAGCAAATAGTTGTTGAGAAGATACGCGAGGAAGAAATAATTCAGAAAAATTTGGAGCTGGAAGCTAATATTGCTGATGTAGATACTGATGATGAGGTGAATGAGGCTGAAGAATACGAAGCTTGGAAGTCCAGAGAAATTGCTAGGATCAAGAGGGAGAGGGACGACAGGGAGTCTAGTCGGAAGGAGAGGGAAGAAATAGAGAGGGTAAGAAACATGACGGAAGAAGAGAGGAAGGAGTGGGAGAGGAGAAACCCGAAACCTGCCCCACCACCCAAGCAGAAGTGGAAGTTTATGCAGAAATACTTCCATAAGGGTGCTTTCTTCCAGTCAGATCCTGATGACACCGCTGGAACTTCTGGTGCTGATAATATATACCATCGTGATTTCTCTGCACCAACGGGGGAGGATAAGTTGGATAAGTCCATACTACCAAAAGTCATGCAGGTTAAACACTTTGGTCGTAGTGGAAGGACAAAATGGACACATCTTGTCAATGAGGATACAACTGATTGGAACAACCC GTGGACATACAATGACACTCTTCGAGCCAAGTACAATGCGAAAATGGCTGCTGTTAATGCTCCTATTGCGAAGCCTAAGGGTAAGAAATTGAAGGATTGGGAGACTCGGTGA